In Streptomyces sp. NBC_00341, the DNA window GAAGGGGGCGCTGGTGGGCAAGACCCCCGTCGAGCGCACCGTCACGATCGACCTGAACGGCAACGGCTGACCCAGCCCCGCACCGCGCCACAGACATCGCCCCCGACCGGATCTTCGGCCGGGGGCGATGTCGTCCGCCCGTACGGCCCCCGGCATCCGGCACCGCGCGGCGCCCGTCACGCGTACGGCATGACATCTGTCATCCCGGATTCACGACCCGTGACCCTGCCGCGCGCGTACCCCGCTCGGCCAGGCTGGACCCATGACAACGAAAGCTCCCGAAGCCACCGGGGCGAAGACCGCCGTGGTCAGCTTCGACCAGGTCAGCAAGGCGTACGGCGACGTACGTGCCGTGGACGGGCTCACGCTCGACCTGCACCCCGGCGAGACGGTGGCGCTCCTCGGACCGAACGGCGCGGGCAAGTCCTCCGCGCTCGACCTCCTCCTCGGCCTGCGTACCGCCGACTCCGGTACGGTCCGGCTCTTCGGCACGACCCCCCAGGCGGCCATCGCGGCCGGCCGGGTCGGCGCGATGCTGCAGACCGGCGGCCTGATGGAGGAGGTCACGGTCGGGGAACTGGTCGGACTCGTCTGCGATCTGCACCCCAGGCCCTACCCGGTGGAAGAGGTGCTGGCGCGGGCCGGCATCGCCTCGATCGCCGGGCGCATGGTCAACAAGCTCTCCGGCGGTCAGGAGCAGCGCGTACGGTTCGCGCTCGCCACCGCCGGGGCCAACGACCTGATCGTGCTCGACGAGCCGACCACCGGGATGGACGTCACCTCCCGGAGCGCCTTCTGGGCCACCATGCGCGAGCAGGCCGACCAGGGCCGGACCGTCCTGTTCGCCACCCACTACCTCGAAGAGGCCGACGCCATCGCGGACCGCGTCCTGGTCCTGCACAAGGGCCGGATCCTCGCCGATGGCACCGCTGCCGAGATCAAGGCCAGGGCCGGTGCCCGCCGGATCTCCTTCGAGCTGGAGGGTCCGGTCGACGAAGAGGCCCTGCGCGCCCTGCCGTTCCTCTCCGCACTCGACGTCACCGGTCGCCGGGTCCGTATCCAGTCGCACAACGCCGACGCGACCGTGCACGCCGTCTACGGCCTCGGCCTCTACCCGCGCGAGCTCGAAGTCGCGGGTCTCGGGCTGGAGCAGGCCTTCGTCGCCATCACCGAGGCCGAGGAGGCCAGGACCCGATGAACACGCTGATCAAGCTCGAAGTGACCCGCACCCTGCGGAACAAGAAGTTCATGTTCTTCTCGATCATCTACCCGTCGGTGCTCTACGTGCTGATCTCCAGCACCCAGAACACCACCGACAAGGTGCCGCACACCGATCTGACCCTGCAGTCCTTCTTCATGGTCTCGATGGCCTCCTTCGGCGCGCTGACCGCCGTGCTGATGGGCAACAGCGAGCGCATCGCCAAGGAGCGCGAGAAGGGCTGGGTCCGCCAGCTCCGGCTGACCGCGCTGCCCAGCCGGGGGTACGTCCTGGCCAAGATCGCCAGCGCCGCGATGGTCACCCTGCCCTGCATCGTGGTCGTCTTCCTGGTCGCCGCCTCCGCCAAGCACGTACGGTTCGACCTCTGGCAGTGGCTGGCCCTGACCGGGCTCATCTGGGCGGGTTCGCTCGTCTTCGCCGCTCTCGGGGTCGCCATCGGCTACATCGCCAGCGGTGACGCGGTCCGCCCGATCACCATGATCATCTACTTTGTGCTGTCGATCCTCGGCGGCCTGTGGATGCCGTCCTCGACCTTCCCGCAGTGGATCCAGAACATCTCCGAGTGGCTGCCCACGCACGCGTACGCTGCACTCGGCCAGTCCGTCGAGATGGGCGGCGCGCCGCATGCCAAGGACATCGCCATCCTCTGCGTCTACTTCCTGCTCTTCGCGGGCGGAGCGGCCTGGCTCTACCGTAAGGACACCCTGAAGGCGTGAACGAGGACGACGAGATGT includes these proteins:
- a CDS encoding ABC transporter permease; the encoded protein is MNTLIKLEVTRTLRNKKFMFFSIIYPSVLYVLISSTQNTTDKVPHTDLTLQSFFMVSMASFGALTAVLMGNSERIAKEREKGWVRQLRLTALPSRGYVLAKIASAAMVTLPCIVVVFLVAASAKHVRFDLWQWLALTGLIWAGSLVFAALGVAIGYIASGDAVRPITMIIYFVLSILGGLWMPSSTFPQWIQNISEWLPTHAYAALGQSVEMGGAPHAKDIAILCVYFLLFAGGAAWLYRKDTLKA
- a CDS encoding ABC transporter ATP-binding protein — encoded protein: MTTKAPEATGAKTAVVSFDQVSKAYGDVRAVDGLTLDLHPGETVALLGPNGAGKSSALDLLLGLRTADSGTVRLFGTTPQAAIAAGRVGAMLQTGGLMEEVTVGELVGLVCDLHPRPYPVEEVLARAGIASIAGRMVNKLSGGQEQRVRFALATAGANDLIVLDEPTTGMDVTSRSAFWATMREQADQGRTVLFATHYLEEADAIADRVLVLHKGRILADGTAAEIKARAGARRISFELEGPVDEEALRALPFLSALDVTGRRVRIQSHNADATVHAVYGLGLYPRELEVAGLGLEQAFVAITEAEEARTR